In a genomic window of Phalacrocorax aristotelis chromosome 8, bGulAri2.1, whole genome shotgun sequence:
- the NUDT21 gene encoding cleavage and polyadenylation specificity factor subunit 5: MSVVPPNRSQTGWPRGVNQFGNKYIQQTKPLTLERTINLYPLTNYTFGTKEPLYEKDSSVAARFQRMREEFDKIGMRRTVEGVLIVHEHRLPHVLLLQLGTTFFKLPGGELNPGEDEVEGLKRLMTEILGRQDGVQQDWVIDDCIGNWWRPNFEPPQYPYIPAHITKPKEHKKLFLVQLQEKALFAVPKNYKLVAAPLFELYDNAPGYGPIISSLPQLLSRFNFIYN, from the exons ATGTCCGTCGTGCCGCCCAACCGTTCGCAGACCGGCTGGCCCCGCGGGGTGAACCAGTTCGGCAACAAGTACATCCAACAGACGAAGCCGCTCACGCTGGAGAGGACCATCAACTT GTACCCTCTGACAAATTACACATTTGGTACAAAGGAGCCCCTGTATGAGAAGGACAGTTCCGTGGCAGCTCGGTTTCAGCGCATGAGGGAAGAATTTGACAAGATTGGCATGAGGCGGACAGTGGAAGGGGTTCTGATTGTACACGAGCACAGGCTGCCCCATGTGCTGTTACTGCAGCTGGGTACAACTTTTTTTAAGCT ACCTGGTGGTGAACTCAATCCAGGAGAAGATGAGGTAGAAGGGCTCAAACGCTTAATGACAGAG ATACTGGGTCGTCAGGATGGTGTTCAGCAAGACTGGGTGATTGATGACTGCATTGGGAACTGGTGGAGACCCAACTTTGAACCTCCACAG tatcCCTATATCCCAGCTCAtatcacaaaaccaaaagagcacaaaaagcttttcttggTCCAGCTTCAAGAAAAGG CTTTGTTTGCAGTCCCCAAAAATTACAAGCTGGTCGCTGCACCATTGTTTGAGCTCTATGACAATGCACCGGGGTACGGACCCATTATTTCCAGCCTTCCTCAACTTCTGAGCAG GTTCAACTTTATTTACAACTGA
- the OGFOD1 gene encoding prolyl 3-hydroxylase OGFOD1, which translates to MGAKRRGSALLPPASGKRRGKRAATAELCVALRDAALRERAAAAWGRREPLLHEAAAVEPAPFRHGVIHSFLAGPAFAEALRDELLGLCFRGRRNDLLSLWQSEELGGRPEPHIAALRHALCEEFRVWLSAVTQIELEPTIDISCAKYEYTDVLLCHDDELEGRRIAFILYLVPPWEKNDGGTLDLYSTDERFQPQQIIKSLVPSWNTLVFFEVSPVSFHQVSEVLSEEKCRLSVSGWFHGPSIDRPARHMENPLPRSPHIPYDHEILYEWINQVYLDMDSQAQIQEEFEERSEILLKDFLKKEKYQLLCEGLENKDIQWSSRGPANKRLYETAEEDSLPDILKKFLQFLRSEALFLLLSNFTGLKLHFLAPSDEDEDAGEGRAADTTGDSSPKREQEETELHANSSPHQPDQPDHIPEAQESETQNGSGTPVCAGELRRWSHGHYTLVHDTQATEFALDLLFFCGCEDWDPEYGGFTSYIAKGEDEELLTVNPEDNCLALVYRDKETMKFVKYINHRNLARLKKHPNRTGFWDFSFVYYE; encoded by the exons ATGGGCGCCAAGCGGCGTGGGTCTGCCCTGCTACCGCCAGCATCGGGGAAGAGGCGCGGGAAGCGGGCGGCCACCGCCGAGCTCTGCGTCGCCCTCAGGGACGCGGCGCtgcgggagcgggcggcggctGCCTGGGGCCGCAGGGAGCCGCTCCTCCACG AGGCGGCGGCGGTGGAGCCGGCCCCGTTCCGGCATGGTGTTATCCACAGCTTTCTGGCGGGCCCGGCCTTCGCGGAGGCGCTGCGCGACGAGCTGCTGGGCCTCTGCTTCCGCGGGCGGCGGAACGACCTACTTTCGCTGTGGCAG TCGGAGGAGCTGGGGGGAAGGCCGGAGCCCCACATCGCTGCCCTGAG GCATGCTCTGTGTGAAGAATTCCGAGTGTGGCTTTCTGCTGTGACACAGATTGAGCTGGAGCCAACTATCGATATTTCTTGTGCTAAATATGAATATACCG ATGTCTTGCTGTGCCATGATGATGAGCTGGAAGGTCGGAGAATTGCTTTCATCCTGTACCTCGTGCCACCCTGGGAGAAAAACGATGGGGGAACACTGGACCTGTATAGCACAGACG aaCGCTTTCAGCCACAGCAAATCATCAAGTCATTAGTGCCTTCGTGGAACACGCTGGTTTTCTTTGAAGTCTCTCCAGTCTCTTTCCACCAG GTGTCAGAAGTTCTGTCTGAGGAGAAGTGCCGCTTGTCAGTGAGTGGCTGGTTTCATGGCCCATCAATAGACAGACCTGCACGCCACATGGAGAATCCCCTGCCCAGGAGCCCACACATCCCCTATGAT CATGAAATCTTGTATGAGTGGATCAATCAAGTTTATTTGGACATGGACTCCCAAGCTCAAATCCAGGAGGAATTTGAGGAGCGATCAGAAATTCTCCTGAAAGATTTTCTTAAG AAAGAGAAATACCAACTACTATGTGAAGGTTTGGAGAACAAAGACATCCAGTGGAGTAGCCGGGGGCCTGCCAATAAAAG ACTCTATGAGACAGCAGAGGAAGACAGCCTCCCTGACATCCTGAAGAAATTCCTGCAGTTCTTGCGCTCTGAGGCCTTGTTTTTACTGCTTTCCAACTTCACTGGCCTAAAGCTGCACTTCCTGGCTCCCTCTGATGAGGATGAAGatgctggggaaggaagagcagcagaCACCACTGGGGACAGCAGTCCCAAACGTGAGCAGGAAGAGACGGAACTACATGCCAATAGCAGTCCCCATCAGCCAGACCAGCCTGACCACATCCCTGAAGCACAAGAGAGTGAGACACAGAATG GCTCGGGTACCCCTGTGTGTGCCGGGGAGCTGAGGCGGTGGAGCCACGGGCACTACACTCTAGTCCATGACACTCAAGCAACAGAATTTGCTCTTGACCTGCTCTTCTTCTGTGGCTGTGAGG acTGGGATCCAGAATATGGTGGCTTTACTTCCTACATTGCTAAAGGTGAAGATGAAGAG CTGCTGACAGTGAATCCAGAGGACAACTGCTTGGCCTTAGTTTATAGAGACAAAGAAACTATGAAGTTTGTGAAATACATCAATCACCGTAACTTGGCACGCCTGAAAAAGCATCCAAACAGAACAGGATTTTGGGATTTTTCCTTTGTCTATTACGAGTGA